A region of the Deltaproteobacteria bacterium genome:
ATGAGGAAGTTCCACACGTGGCCCGAGTCGGTCATGCGCGTGCGCTCCCAGCGCAGGTTGTCGATGTCCACCATGCCGGTGACCACCGCCTCGCCGGGGGCGTTGGCCGACGCCTGCACGTGGCCCATGTAGTCGATGAGCTGGGTCATGCCGCGGTAGCCGCCGGTGGGCCGGTTGGAGCCCACGAAGGCGCCGCAGTTGACCGACAGGAAGTAGCACAGGTTTTCGTAGGCGCGGGCGCGCCGGAGCACGTCCCAGGCCTCGCCCTCGGGGGCGTAGGGCTCGGCGGTGGGATGGATCAGCAACTCGGCGCCGCGCAGGGCCAGGCAGCGGGCCATCTCAGGGAACACCACGTCGGTGCAGGTGAGGCACCCCAGCCGGCCGATCTCGGTGTCGGCCACCGGGAACATGGCGTCCTCGCCGTAGCGCTCGGTGTACTCGGTGTAGACGTCGCCGGGTCCGGTGTAGGTGGTGTTGAGGTTGTTGGGGCCGTTGTTCTTCCGGTACTTGAGGACGATGTTGCCGTCGGGGTCGATGATGAAGCTCGTGTTGAACAGGCGCCCGGGCCACTCGTCGTCGCGCTCATAGAGGTTGCCGGCGATGTGACAGCCGCGCTCCCGCGCCTTGCGCGCGATCTGATCGGTGACGTCGCCGGGAATGGTCTCGGCCAGGGCGAGCCACTCGTCCACCGAGCGCGGCCGGTACTGGCCGATGATGCCGTACTCCGAGAACACCGCCAGCTTGACGTCGCCCAGGCGCAACGCGGTCCAGTCCAGCAGCTCGAAGATGCGCCCGAGGTTCTCGTCGATGATCGCGTTGCGTTCCTTGGGTTCGACGATGACCCGGGTCTGTTGCTGAATCAGTGCGACTCGATACGGTCTCATGAATCCTCCCACGTTGTGTCAATACTCCGCTTGGAAGCGGGAAAGACGATTCGTAACGCTTCCGTCTCACGAGTTTGACACAGCCTGTTCCGAGGGGATGACGATACGGGGCGTCGGCCTCACCCCGTGCTCACGCGGAGTCCTGGCACAAGCGCTATGTGCTGTTCACCGTTTCCAGGTACCACTCCGCCATTTCCTCGCGCTTGGGATACCACACTCCGTCGAAGGTTTTCACGTAGTCGACGAACTCGCGCAGGGCGCGGATGGCGTAGGCCTGGCCCATGACGTGGGGGTGCATGCCCACGTTCATGATGCGGCCGCTCTCGGCGCCTTCGAGGTAGAGCTGGTCGAACTGCTCCTTGAACAGGTCCAGCGCCTGGGAGGTGGTGCGGCCGCCGCGGGAGAACACCGCGAAGTCGTTGACGTCGTTGGAGTAGGGAATGCACACCAGCGGGCCGTGGCGCGTGTTGAGGAGATAGGGCTGGTCGTCGTTCAGGTAGTCCGCCTGGAACAGCAGACCCAGGTCCTTCAGGATGTGCGGGGTTTCGTGGGTGCTCCGGAGCGACGACGACAGCCACCCCCGCGCCGGCCGCCCCACCGCGTCGGCGTACACGTCGAGGGTGCGTTGGATGATCTCGCGCTCCTTGTCCGGCTGGTAGGCGTAGTAGGTGAGCACGTCGTTCTGGGCGTAGTTGTGCGCCAGGATCTCCCAGCCGCGCTCGTTGACGGCGTCGATGATGCGCCGGCGCTCGATGCCCGTGAGCGCGTTCATGGTGCAGGTGGCGGGCACCCCGGCCTTGTCGAACACGTCGATGATGCGCCACACGCCCACGCGCTGCCCGTACTCGCGCCAGGTCCAGTTGGCGTAGTCCGGAACGTTCCCCGGAATCGCGTGGGGAATGGTCGCCGGCCCGCCGGGATAGAGCGGCTCCTCGCTGTCGCGGGTGATCTCCCAATACTCGATGTTGATGGTGAAGATCATGGCCACCCGCGCGCCGTCGGGCCAGCGCAGCGGCGGTCGGTCGGGAAGGGCGACGTAGTCGTAGAGCATGGCGGACTCCTTGTGGGGTTGGATCGGGTCGGGAACGTCGGAAGAGGGTAGCATTTCCCGTCCGGTACGTCCTGAGCAGGGCGGTTGCGGCCGGTCTCCCCCGCGCGG
Encoded here:
- a CDS encoding polysaccharide deacetylase family protein; this encodes MLPSSDVPDPIQPHKESAMLYDYVALPDRPPLRWPDGARVAMIFTINIEYWEITRDSEEPLYPGGPATIPHAIPGNVPDYANWTWREYGQRVGVWRIIDVFDKAGVPATCTMNALTGIERRRIIDAVNERGWEILAHNYAQNDVLTYYAYQPDKEREIIQRTLDVYADAVGRPARGWLSSSLRSTHETPHILKDLGLLFQADYLNDDQPYLLNTRHGPLVCIPYSNDVNDFAVFSRGGRTTSQALDLFKEQFDQLYLEGAESGRIMNVGMHPHVMGQAYAIRALREFVDYVKTFDGVWYPKREEMAEWYLETVNST